TATGTGTAGTCAGTTAACTATCACTAGATCCATCTCTTAATGATCTTCTAAATTACCAAACGTTGGTCTTTTCGTCTTTCGTCAAGTTATACTCAACTTTTTCGGCAGAAGTATTTTATGATGTCAACGAATACAGTGAGATCACATCGTGATCAAACTTTGGTCTATCATTAAAGTCTCACAACCAGGGACTAGTCCTTCAATGTTGGCTTTTGTCATTTTATAGTGCTTGATATTGAGTTATTGCCGTAACACTTAAAGTGGATGAATAATGAATTAATAACCGTTAGATCATTCTCTTTATTGAAGTTCAGAATGTTGGTATATTCATCATGTTTTGAGATATCATGATTTTATTAAAGGGGTTGATTTTACTTGAGCTACTTAATGAAGTTTATATTAAGGGGGTGTTTAGGAGTGCATAATCTGTATTCTCATTGCATTTGAAGTAAGCACctctttttgtgtttttggaAATTGCATCTTTTTAATTGAAAATCAGCTAAAATGCATAAACTGATTGTATGTCTTTTAATGGATTCTTGGCTTTTAGAAAAAGCTATAAACTATACACTCTTGGAAAtatgcaatcccaaacaccctctaatcTCGCCTACTTATTACATAATCTTGGATTGATAAGCCTAGTAATCTTGATGATAATATGACTCTGATGTTCTTTAATGGTTTGATATTGCAGGCATTTCAATGCCTTTATGACAGCTCCTTTTTGGTTTCTTACGCCATGTGGAGGTCTGCTGAGTAGGAACATAGGGCATACAAGTTCTTTCTTTTGACATGTAATGCAACTTAGGTTTAAAAGTTTTATGTCATTCAAGTCAACACAAGAAATcagatttaatatgttttgaATCTTTCACTTGATTGTTTCCCCTTCAGCCTGAATTTTCTGTTGTTCtgaaaataaatacaagattGTACAAAGGATATTCACTGAGAAGTGAGAGGGTAAAGCCCAAATTTCATTTTTCACTGGATTTTGGTTCTTCTGTTTTTGTTATCGATATTTTACTAATGCTAACTATATACACGGGGGGTTCAGAAAGCATCACTAAATTTAGAATAATGGTACATATGTCTAATGTGGAGGTGACATGAATCTATGCATTTACAAATGTCAAgtgttatttatgatttatgaaccTACACCAAAGGATAAAAATCTTGCATgaacatatatgatttttttttttttttgaacggcagaaaattatatatatatatatatatatgagaacaaACTAGCAAGATACTAGTTGCCCGAAAGTACAATTACACAAACATATATGATCGTTGTGTCTATCTGATTGTATTTAAGCTTTCATAGTTATTTTCAGTTGCTGGAATGCTGGATGTGTTAACCATCGTCTATTTTCAAATGTCAAAGAATTCCATGTGAGCTGGGAAAACTATACAGTGGATTGACATCTTTGATTTAAAGTTAACAAATATTGAACAACTGCAAGTCAATAGAGGGATGACAATActtgaatcaaagagaatgatACGCAAATGTGTGTATTGTCATGTGTAAACCATAAAGAGCTGATGCTTTTAATAAAGCACTCAAGATGGATAAACATAAATTGCCACTGGGAACTTGCGTCGAGCCATCGACTGTTTCAAACTACCATACATGACATAGACTTTCATCAACGTATTTGAGCTTGATATTCATGCAAGTTGATCTTTGTGACGTAGGGTTGTAAATGAACAGAAAGTTTTGTGACCAGTTCATGAAATTGTATAGGGAGAAGTTTGTTTATGTAATAAACGAACGGACAGGAACATGAATAATATCTTTTGTTCGTttagttaaaacacataaaaattaaCATGTGTCTTATTTGTTCGTTTATGTCCGACCATTACATTTGTGTGTATGTTCATTCAAGTGTTTGTGTTTATTCGTTTGTTCATCTCAACTcaagaaaaacaaacataaacaagtTTCATCCGTGTTCGTTCAGTTTGTATATAGACCTATCATAAGTTCATCAAGAAAGTCAGGGGAATTGATGATTTAAAAGGGATGTAAAAACATGtaaatattacaatataaggCTAACAATACTTAATACGTGATGAACCCAACCTAAAACCAACACATATTGTTTTAATGTCTTAAGTCAGTTATTTGGATAAACACGAAGCTAATAGcctgattttcttttttttttttttttttttttttttttgacgggttgtttttcaaacaaaaactatatataagatAGTATAATTTCCGATTAATAAATAAGTTTCATATTTGGAAAATAGTATTCATACAACACATTTTAACCAATCTACAACTGCATCATGCAGTTGTATTCGGTGCATAAAAATCTATACATTTATTGTAGATGGCCTAATTCTGATGTAGAAATTAGAGGTGCAAGAAAAAACCGATTAACCGAACTGAATCGATTTGTAACCggtaaccgaaatcggttaataaccgggatagtaaaaaccgattataggttaccAGAAACCGTAGGTTACTAACCGATTactcttttcaaaaccaaaaccgattatTGATcggttaacctataaccggttaattattccaaataataaccggttaaccggttaatcacatattatatacattttattaattaaatctatatatatatcaatatcaatcatactatatacatacacttatatataATCAGAAAGATCGCACTATCAGATTATTTCATTTGCtttcaatatatctatactatatatagattaatgctTATTTCATCCGATCCAACATcaattttggttgttttagAAATTTGGGATGATGAAATTTGTTGTGCttagaaaatgatgttttatTTGGAATATAAGTTTTTTCGGAATATGGGTTTGTCGCTTAAGCTTGTCAGAAATGATTGTTTTTTCACATTGTTCACCATTTTCTCAATATTATAATGGGCGGTTAAAAAAAACCGAATAGGTTACTGGTAAcagttaaccggttattattaatcgaAATCGGTTAAATAGGTTCCAGTTTTAAAACCtagaaaccggttattaaccggtacaaATTAACCGTAGTTGATTAttactgtttcaaaaaataaccgaattattaaaattaataaccgaaatcggttaaccGCTTCTTACACCTTTAGTAGAAATATCACTTCACTTCGTCTTTTAAGCAGCTGATATGAAACCCATTTTAATCCACCAACTTGATACAAAAGGGGTCCATCCGGAAGATTTATATACTGTAACTTAGCCTCATCCAAATATAAGTGGTAACTCAGTGAGCTTGCTACATAAAAACAGGCCTCAAATGGCCTTCTCCTCCACCTTCAAACCCCAAACTCAACTTCGTTCCTTCACCCTCTGTAAGTCTCCATCTATTCTTTCTTCTAATTTCAACAATTTCTCAAATTTATCACAAAAAAAGCACTCACCTTTATTCTACATTCAAGcacacaccaccaccacacactCTGAAACAAAATCATCAATTGCAGACCAACACCACTCAAAACCCACAATTAGTAGAAGAATTCTTGACAAAATCCAACATGGGCTTTCATCTTTTGATTCTAAAGATGAAAACTTTATGAGAAAAACACAAGAAAATGGCGATATTCGACATGGGGTTGAGGCTAAAGATGaaagttttatgaaaaaatcAGAACAATATGGTAAATTTCAACATGGGGTTTCATCTTCTGAGACTAAAGATGAAAATTTTGAGAGAAAACCAGTAGAAATTGACAAAATGGTGTTGAAAGAGAAAGATAAGTTTTCAAGAAATAGACTTGATAGTAAAAAGATGAAATTTAATGATTCTGGTGAAAAGATTTCAAAAGATACAGTTTCGGATGTGAAGAGGTTTAAAAGGCCTAAGAAGGGGAAATTTGAATCTCCTGTAACTATCTTGCGAATAAGTTTAGAAATTTGTTCGAAATTAGGGGACGTTATGGGTGCTATTGGAATTTTTGATTTAGCTAAAAAAGAAGGTATAAGTTTAGGGCAGTATCATTATGCTGTGATTTTGTATCTTTGTTCATCTGCGGCTGTAGGAGTTGTTCAACCTGCAAAAAGCGGGAGATCAGATACCACTTCTAACGTAGATTCTGAAAATCTTGAAGCACAAACTCCTGGATTAGAGACTTATTGTCAGACCTTAGATGGATTAACCGAGTTGATCAAACATCATGAAAACTCGAAAGTAAGAAATAGAATTAAAGTAGGAGATAATATCAAAGAGTACGCGCTCAAAAGGGGTTTTGAAATCTATGAAGAAATGGTTTCTGATGAAGTCCCAATGAATGAAGCGATTTTGACATCTTTAGCTCGAATGGCAATGTCTAGAAATGATGGTGAAATGGCATTTGAGATGGTAAAACAAATGAAAGACTTGGGCATAAACCCTAGATTAAGATCATACGGTCCTGCATTATCTGTTTTTTGCAATAACGGGAACCTTGAAAAAGCGTTTGAAATCGAAGAACATATGTTGTCACATGGTGTTTACCCAGAGGAACCCGAATTGGAATTACTCTTAAGAGTGAGTATAGAAGCTAATAGGAGTGATAAAGTTTATTACTTGTTGCATAAATTAAGAACAAGTGTTAGAAAAGTGTTGCCTTCTACCGCAGATGTGATTGAAAAGTGGTTTACAAGCAAGGGTGCTACAAGAATTGGGAAAAGAAAATGGGATCAACATGAGATTAGTGAAGCGAttgaaaatggtggtggaggGTGGCACGGACAAGGCTGGTTGGGTAATGGGAAATGGAATGTTTTGAGATCATCTGTTGGAAAAGACGGATCATGTAGTTGTTGCGGTGAGAAACTTGTAACCATTGATCTTGATCCAATAGAGACGGAAAAATTTGCTGAATCAGTCGCAGAAATTGCTAAACAAAGAGATAGGCATTCAAGCTTTAAGAAATTTCAAGTATGGAGCCCATATTAACATACTTACTTTCATTACCGTTATAATATTAGTTATTTGTACATGCATTATCTGTCAGTCTTAAACCTAATAAGCTCATGGCTTCCTTAAACcagcatatacatacatatatcagGATAATAAAATATACTTTCATAAAACAAGCTTATAAATTTGCATTTTGaataattttcataaattgGTTTCAAAGCCAAAAACACATAAAACCTTCTCTAATCGACTTGCAATGAGAACTACTTTATTCAGtttagttaaattatatattaatagtcGAAAAgttatttatacatatttatggTTCTATTGTAGAAATGGCTTGATTACTACGGACCATTTGAAGCTGTTGTAGATGGAGCAAATGTCGGCCTTTTCAGCCAGAGAAGATTTAAACCATCTAAGGCAAGTTGTTTGGCGATTGTTCATTAAGCATGCTCCAAGTTAAAAATTtcttagaggtggcaaattggATATGGGTCCAAAGTTTGTTCcatagtttatgttttttatttaacttttcgGTATACTTTTAGGTCAATACCATTGCAAATGGCATCAGGCAGATACTTCCTTCTAAGAAATACCCACTTATTATCTTGCACAATAGGCGTATAACCGGTGATAAAATGGAAGATGGACTGAATAAAACCTTAATTGAGAAGTGGAAAACTGCTGATTCGCTCTATGCAACACCTACAGGATCGAATGATGATTGGTAAGCTTTGGTTTTAtcacaatttttttctttcatttgcaAATCAATTGTGAAGACTtagaggtcttgggttcaaattttggtgtgagcaaaatgctccCAGGACTAATGACACGAGTTTTCCCATAATGGATTTCCCCTTGAATTGGAGTTGGGTATATGAAGAGGCAATGTTGCTAAGCCCAAatttgccattaaaaaaaaaaaaaaaaaaaatcaattgtgAAGATTGACATTCTTTCTATCAGGTACTGGTTGTATGCAGCTATAAAGTTTAAGTGCTTGCTTGTGACTAACGATGAGATGAGAGACCATTTGTTTCAGCTATTGGGGAATGATTTTTTCCCTAAATGGAAAGAAAGGCATCAGGTGATGCTTATATTCTTGGATAAAgcatattttacttttaattatcTGATTAAATAGGGGGTAAATAACAAATTGTcagttataataatttataactcTCTTCCTTAGGTCCGATTCCACTTTTCTGAAATGGGTCCAGTGTATCACATGCCGCCTCCATGTTCGGTTGTGATTCAGGTCAGTGATATACTTTTCTGCTGGTATCTTGGTGTTGGATGTATGATAGAAATCAGTCAAAGACATTGAAAACTATCGAGTTGTATAATCTTTCATTAACTGAAAGATAAGGATAAGTTTCTAAACCTTTTGATATTCGCCAGGAGTCAAGAACAGGCCATTGGCATATTCCTATTGCTTCAGAACAAGATTCTGAAGAGGAAAGAGTATGGTTATGTGTTACACGTGATAAGTCAAGTAAAGATAACCAAAAGTCTATCAACGGGACCAAAGGTAACAATGATGTTTAATTGAGTGTACTTAAAGGTGGGATGTGGGAATATGGGCGTGTCAGGTCAGGCAgcttgggtaatgggtcaaaacaagcTGAGATTGAAGAGTGTCATTTTAGTGTGGGAGTGGAGTGGTAGGATTGATCCAACAATTTTTTTGTATGGATAACTCATGTTTAAGTTATACTTACAAAGTGATTATTATTTCTACAATAATCCAATTCTTCGAATTAAGTGAACTAAGAGTTTGTGTGCAACTATGGATCAAATATTGACTGTTGGCCATTTTCAACCCATTTCACTTGTTTGGGAGTAAACACAACCCAATCTaaccatttataagtaaatgggttaaaTTTTCCAtctcttgagttttatttatcCATATgtttggtttttcttttctttctattgcTAGAATCAGAGTCCTTGCATATTAGAACGTCGGTTTTATTTTCCTTATTGAACTAGTTTATGAAACTATTAACACTGTTAATACTTCTATGACCGGAATTAGGACGTAAAGGAATTTCGGGATCTGATTTTGAAACTGAAGTTCAACTAAATGCACCTTTGGCGAAGGATCAGAACCATGGGAGCCATAAACGTACATCTCAAGAAATCAAACAAACTCTGTCGTCATCTCCTGTAAATCAATGTGCAACTTTGACTCGAATAGCCGCAGCAGAGAAGCTTGGTGACTGTGTTTTAGATTTTCAAATATGATCTGATAGGGGTTTGACTTTGAAACCATTGACTTTGACTGACTCACAAATGGAGCTAAACCAAGACTTTAGATGAAGAAAGCTAGTATTCCATCCCAATATCTTGTCATTTACTCTCGTCTTTTTGAAAGGTTCCTTTTTGTAAAAATGCATGTCTACTGTCTAGGTAATTACggagtattatttattatttttcttttccagTTTTTTGTTGGTAATAACTTGATCATGTGCCTTGTAACAAtaagagggaaaaaaaaagaagattgtcTGGTCTGGATCTGGCATTCCAAAATCCATCTTTTCTGCACTTCTGTAATGGAATTTAGTAAATGTAAcatatttaaaacattcaatTCGGGTGATTATGTTTTTAATCTGAAAGGTCAAAATGTCAAATAAGATatgttgtcaacttgtcaagcaTGTCAAATGCGTGACGAAGAAGTTGCACAATCTAAAAGTTCAAACATGTCAATATTTGTTCAAAATGTATTTTGATGTAAAAACCTcctaatatattttatttcaaccTAAAAAAGCTTCCAGTTTTTGTAATCCTATATAACACCATGAGTATAAACTTGGGACAAGAAACCTTCCCTGTCAACCGACCAATGACGACAATGTAGAAGATAATTAGCCATTTTGTCCCATTACTCGACCTGGTGCCACATCAAAAGATTTTGAGGTTTGgcaaatccaaaaaaaaaaaagcaaaaaaaaaactcatgctTATAAATATCACTGCAAAATTTCATATAGTTTCTTtccatttatataaaaatgctACTGGTTTTTACTATTTATGCAAAACTACCACTAGCCCCAGTATTTCAACTAGTATTACACAAGCAGATTCAACTCAAAATTTGATCCCTAGAGGTTAGTATAACGGCTAGATGTAGATCCTTTCCTTCTTCGACGCCTCTTTAGTCTGATTCTCCAGAAATTTATCAGGAGCAAAATCCCTAAAAAGAGAAAAATCATACATATAAACTTCTGTAAGCAAACGGAAATCTCAACACATGCTATATCTTTGCAATAGTTAATAGTTTACGAACCTAAAACAGCAACAGCAGCAGGAACAAGCCAATGGCTCGGAAACACAACAGGAGCATCCAACTGAGAGAAGGAGATGGAATACAATCAAACCAATATTAACTCACATCCACTTCTTTGTCCAGATGACATAATAATACTTTGAGATATTAAATGAGAAAACGAAAAATTTATGATATTTGATTTACTTACATCATCTCTGTACAGCAAGCCAAACAATTTGTTGCCTGACGAATTCTCTTTGTTTTTGTCAAGAATCTTAGGACCCTTTGGAATAGGGATATCAGATGAAGAATTTAAGCCCCTGCCAAGATCAATTGATTTATACCCTGGCAATCTACGATTCCGTCCTCTAACCTGTAATCCATACCCCTTTGTTCCCCACACCTCAAACCTGGAATCACTCCTGCAAACCAATTCCTTTCCAGCAACCGCGGAATATGTCGAAAAGTTCAAATCAGTCCTCCGGGAGGGTAACTGGTCATCATCTTGCTGTAAGGGTACTTTTTGTTTGACCGAATCTGAGAAAAGTATGGGATCTTTCATATTCCTGCCCGTAAATTCTAGTATTTTTCTTAGGAGCCAGTAACAGTTGGTAACCATATGGCTGCTATCCAAACAGTTGGAATCCCCATATACAGCAATTCGGCTACCTCCCACCTCCAATAGTCCAAGAATTGCTGAGTCTCCCTGCTACAGGTCATACACGCCATTATTTACTATTTTAGAAGTAATTTACATCTCAAACACTCGGACATAATATATTCAAGAGATACTATGAAAGTGAATGTATGATTTTGGATAGTAAAAACCAGATACTCAACTGTAACAAAAGGGTTGTAGCTTTTAGGAGATGATATTCAGATCTGCTTTTGCTGTTTGGTGTTTTCATTCTAATCAGGTAACAATTTATTTAAGGGTATTGTACTTCTGGACATTTAAGAAAGCAATACATCCAACAACTAAAAAGGACACTTGTGTGCAAAAAAATGGAATTCATCTCACGAAAAAGTGTTGCTCAAACTAGATTAGGTAAGTTAATTGCTATATTTTATAACTAGTGTAAAGCATAATATCCAAATTGATATCTTAAACCCCATCTAGTATGATAATCAAAAGCATCATGTGCTACGAAAATTTGAACAACCAGATGAACAGTTTCGTAACATAAATTCAAATCTAGGCTGACGTTTGCTTACATTGTCTGTGCCAGATGCTAGGAAGCTATGTGTGGCCCCACTCTCCGAACTGTCATAAAATGGAAAACTATGCACATAGCCACCACCCGGGAATTTAGCAATATTGGTCCCAGAAGCGTATCTGATCAattcatcatttaaattgaagtCGCCATTTAATATCCTATCTCCAAAAGCAATACCAAACGGTGCCAAAAGATCATTCAGTGCGGGGATATTAGCACCACCTGTAACCGGAGTCCACCAGCTTCGGGTATTATCATCGAAAAACCTCATTTTGACCATTGTATCAACATTATACCAATCAGCAAAAACAACCAAACTAAGTCCAGTATTCACAACATCATCCCTCAACTTCTGAATCTCTTCTTCAAAATATTCATCTTCAAGATCCACCAACAAAAGAGTTCCATACTCACGAGCATCAAAACATGTCAAAGGTGAACCAAGTGTTTCAATAAAATACCCTGCGTCTCTCAGCATATTATACATAATATGGAAATTAGTATGCAAGTGGTCCCCATGCCAATCAAGAATGTCGTTACGAACATCCAACGAGTCCCGGGGAATGTAACCAGGTGGGTACTTGATACTATGAAATTGGTCCCACAGAATTCTCATTGATCTTGGAGGTGTCGGAATCACTTTTAACTTCAAATGAAGCACACACGTACTGTGTCGAAACGACTTTTCACCTAAAGCTGGTGGGCTGTATATTTTAACCGTTACATTGCCCTCGATTTCTCCAGAAAACTGAGCTCCTTCTTCTTTGATTTGCATGTGGAGTGCAAGATAACCGGTCCAAGGCCAAATGATGTCAGAATAAGTGAAATGAATACTTAAAAAATTGCTTTCCTCATTTGAAGGATGCCAAACAGGTTGACTTTCAACATACCCAATTACACCCATTCCATTCAATATGGTAGTGTTGAAAAGAACTGGCATTGCATCCGCATACAGTGGTTGTTGGCAGAACGGCCATGAATACGGGCAGTCGGTGTAATCAAGAATGCTCGGAAAGATACTTGCTCGTGGCTTGTAGttctttaatatttcatatgattctaacctaatatatcataaaaaggTTAGTAGTAGAAGCGATGACAACCTGGTTAAAAATCAATGTTTTTTgcatttataattattacaaaaaaagtGCCTAAATTCATAAATGGTGACAATTAATCTATAATTCAGTATGCATTTTATGTATGATGTAGGGGGTTATTtagtataaaatttaaataagaaacGAAATAGGTATCTAAAAACtgtttaattttatctttaaaaaattagtaattTTGACTTGAATTTTAAATAGAACCTGATACTTGTTTTAACTACtctataaaagttattttataatcatccattaaaattaattacatgattatagttattttcGTTTATCATTCAAAACTCATACTCGTAACCCCTTACACGATACTTAACATGCATGCATAGAAATCACATGATTATGATTGATTCGTCCattcacaaattacaaaaagaTACTAGTCAATGCATTTAGACACTTGATCACCAATTATAGTTTTATCATTAAAAACTAGTCACCATATATGCACTTTCCCTCTATTACATCAGGACTGCACAagcatatatgtaattatgtaataAGAAAACTCACAGGTCAACCCGGCCTGCTCCCTGTTCATACATATTTGGACCCGAAAGCTTTGCAGCCCCCTCAACTAGAGCTTGTTTCATGCTTGCTGGATTCAAGACTTGTTTTCGGTCACCTTCAGGGATGACACTGACAAGGAGGCACACTACACCAGCAACCACAGGACTTGCGACACTCGTTCCTGATAAAGTTTTACAACCTGTGCTAATCTTGGACCCCATAATTTCTCGTCCATAGGCAACTACATCTGGTTTAACACGTCCATAGCTGCCAAGTTCAATATTGTGTCAGCCAGCAGACATTATGTATCATCAAACCTATTAAGAAACCATGAAACTCCAAAAAGATGATTACCCATGAGGAATCTCCCACGTGCTCATACCACGTGATGAGAATGAGGCAATGTGATCATTGTAATCAATACCACCAACACCAATAACATCACTTTGATCAGCGGGGTTGTTCAGTGTACCATAAAGGGGCCCATCATTCCCAATTGCAGATACCATTATAATATTGCTAGCTGTCAATTCCAAAACCTGTTACACCCAATTCAGTGATATAAGTCAAAACAGACCATTTTTGGGGAATCGGGGTCAAAAGGGGtttaaatcaaaaagattttaaCCTTCTCTACAAAAGGAAGATCCAAGTAATCAGGCCCGCCAATGCTCAAATTTAGGACATCCATATTGCTTGCGATAGCATAATTAAACGCATCTAAAAACCAAGATGTGTATGAAACCTACAAAAAGCTGAATAAAAACTTATCATTCTcttaagaaaattataaaaatgactAAACACCTAATCTATTAATACCATAAAGTCAAAATAGCTGTCCTAGTAACACTAAAGGTGACGTAAGCTTCACGAAACTTTACACTATGCATTACCTGCGCGTCTGTAAACACTCGAAAAGCATAAATCTCCGTATCTGGTGCAAACCCGAGACATTCTGCATCTTCACCAGCAATCACTCCAGCAACAAATGTACCATGTCCAAGATTATCATTTAAAGTATCTTCGTTAGTCCAGTTAGTTCGCTCCTAACAACATAACCAAACAAAAATCACACTCTTGCCAAATGAAATAACGCATATCCATCCAAATAAATATCACCATTATAACCTTAATATTACGAAAATGCGGATGATCTGAACGAATCCCAGTATCAAATATAGCCATCCTAACTTTAGCCCCTGTATACCCTTTTGACCAAAGTGCATCTGCCCCAAACAACGATGTAACTTGTGATCTCTGcaagtaaacatatataattatatacacacaGATCACACTTAGTAAACAcataattttaagaaaaatgatttCTTGATTACTGCAATCATTAACATCCTAATAAGTACCAAAACTTCGATACCCTAATCACATAAATTTCAGCGCACTAAACTAAAcacatttatttgaaaaaaagcACATTTCTTGATTAGCCTAATCAATAATATCTTAACAAGTACCAAACTGTTAACACTAACCACATTtaacatataacttttttttacccCTGAAAGTAGCTCTCTTCCCCAATGAATTGTATAATTACTATCGTCATCTTTTTCACTAAATGACATTGAAGTAAAAATCTTTCCAGCCCGTTTCTTCCCATCCGAAAACGCGCCAATTCTAACATCCTTTCCCTTCTCATCACCACCAAGCAAGTTTCTTAGCTGAATACTTGAATCAACACTAACATCTTTCACCATTTTCAGCTTTTCAAACTCCTTGATAACCGAACCAACCGCCTCATCGTCAATCGACACAACCCCGAAATCCGTTGGAAATTTTGCAGCTGGGTTATTCCTTTCGACCCATTTCCACTTCAAAGATTGAATCTTTTTGCTTGTTTCTTGTTCAAGATACTTTTTATGCTGCTCTACTTTCTTGTATTCTATGAATCTAACTATATAGTTTGTTTGGTTTTGTGATTTGGAGATTAGGGTTTGGTCATTTATGGGTTTCTTGAAATGAAAACTAGAGATTGAGATTAAGATAATGATTAGTGAAAGATTAAAAATGGTGTTCTTGAAAATCATTTTCCGGTCGCCGGAGTTTGGTTACAGTGGCCGGGCAAATCACTCATTGGAAGCGGAAAGATTTAAGTGAATCTCAGGTTGGGGTGTTTATACTTAATGTAGaaaatagaaatgaagccttttgTCATGATGAAATATTGACATTATGTTGGAATTTTATTAAAaggttacccgcgcaatgtaaCGGTAGTCGTGGCGGTGACGATGTGGTGGTAAATGCGACTATTTGTGGTAGATGATACGTCGattgatgtagattattaatggggatattttaaaaaataaaagattgatagtataacttaatcattaatgtaAAAGGATagtgtaagtaaaaatattttagtgctaagtaaaaatattacatatcttAAGTATGATCgataaaaatattacatggaaaggcattttagacatttccttaatgtaattttcaacatgaggggtgttttttttaataagtagtataaatagaaaaacaatGTAGCGTATTATACAGTAATTATATTTCagttattttaaataatgttacaaattaatttttacaAATACCTTTGGCGTGTGAAGTGATCCAgtgaaaaaggagaaaaaatatcaaaggaaaacaaaataataca
The sequence above is drawn from the Erigeron canadensis isolate Cc75 chromosome 4, C_canadensis_v1, whole genome shotgun sequence genome and encodes:
- the LOC122598406 gene encoding proteinaceous RNase P 1, chloroplastic/mitochondrial-like; this translates as MAFSSTFKPQTQLRSFTLCKSPSILSSNFNNFSNLSQKKHSPLFYIQAHTTTTHSETKSSIADQHHSKPTISRRILDKIQHGLSSFDSKDENFMRKTQENGDIRHGVEAKDESFMKKSEQYGKFQHGVSSSETKDENFERKPVEIDKMVLKEKDKFSRNRLDSKKMKFNDSGEKISKDTVSDVKRFKRPKKGKFESPVTILRISLEICSKLGDVMGAIGIFDLAKKEGISLGQYHYAVILYLCSSAAVGVVQPAKSGRSDTTSNVDSENLEAQTPGLETYCQTLDGLTELIKHHENSKVRNRIKVGDNIKEYALKRGFEIYEEMVSDEVPMNEAILTSLARMAMSRNDGEMAFEMVKQMKDLGINPRLRSYGPALSVFCNNGNLEKAFEIEEHMLSHGVYPEEPELELLLRVSIEANRSDKVYYLLHKLRTSVRKVLPSTADVIEKWFTSKGATRIGKRKWDQHEISEAIENGGGGWHGQGWLGNGKWNVLRSSVGKDGSCSCCGEKLVTIDLDPIETEKFAESVAEIAKQRDRHSSFKKFQKWLDYYGPFEAVVDGANVGLFSQRRFKPSKVNTIANGIRQILPSKKYPLIILHNRRITGDKMEDGLNKTLIEKWKTADSLYATPTGSNDDWYWLYAAIKFKCLLVTNDEMRDHLFQLLGNDFFPKWKERHQVRFHFSEMGPVYHMPPPCSVVIQESRTGHWHIPIASEQDSEEERVWLCVTRDKSSKDNQKSINGTKGRKGISGSDFETEVQLNAPLAKDQNHGSHKRTSQEIKQTLSSSPVNQCATLTRIAAAEKLGDCVLDFQI